The Arthrobacter sp. D5-1 genome segment CATGCTCGGCATGCTCCTGATGGCCATCGCCGACATCCGCTTGTTGCTCGCGACGGCGGACGTCACCGCGGCGCTGAGCGTCGAGGCGCTGCTGGGCACCGACCAGGTGTTCCTGCCGGAGCTCCACGCCGCACTGAGGCCGCACCCCGGCCAGGCAGCCAGCGCCGACAACATGCTCCGGGTGCTGTCCAACTCGCCAATCGTTGCTTCGCACCGGATCAACGACACCAAGGTGCAGGATGCTTACTCACTGCGATGTGCCCCTCAGGTTGCGGGCGCAGTGCGCGACACCGTGGACCACGCCGCACTTGTGGCTTCCCGCGAACTCGCCGCTGCGATCGACAACCCGGTGGTCCTCCCGGACGGCCGCGTTACGTCCAATGGAAACTTCCATGGCGCTCCCGTGGCCTATGTCCTGGACTTCCTGGCCATTGCAGTGGCGGACCTCAGCTCCATCGCCGAGCGACGCACGGACCGCATGCTGGACCCTGCCCGCTCGCACGGACTGCCGGCCTTCCTCGCTGGAGATCCCGGCGTTGACTCCGGCCTGATGATCGCCCAGTACACGCAGGCTGGCCTGGTCTCGGACAACAAGCGCCTGGCCGTGCCCGCATCGGTGGACTCCATCCCGAGTTCGGCCATGCAGGAAGACCACGTGTCCATGGGCTGGCACGCTGCCCGGAAGCTGCGCAAGGCCGTGGAGAACCTTCGGCGCGTGCTCGCCGTCGAGCTTGTCACCAGCGCCCGCGCCATTGACATGCGGACGCAAATGTCCGACGGCGAACTCACCCCGGGTCCTGCCGGCACGGCAGTGCTTGAGGTGCTTCGCGAAGTAGTCCAGGGGCCGGGCACAGACCGGTTCCTGTCGCCGGAACTGGAAGCGGCTGACCGTTTGGTTGGTTCCGGGGCGGTCCGTGCGGCCGCCGAATCCGCCGTCGGGATTTTGGCCTGACGTCGAATAAAACGCTCATCTGATGGGCATCTTTGTCACGCCCCGGTCTTTGTTCGCAACGCAAGCGCCGGGGCGTGGCAAATGTAGTAGAACTTATGGTGTACGTCACGTCCACAACAACGGTGTTGTGGGCTTGACGGTCAACCGTTCACACAACTCAATACACAACAGAGAACATCCACAAAGGGGTAGAAGTTCAATGAAGGCACGCGGAGCAGTCCTGTCCAGGCGAAACGCTCACTCGGCTACGGTTTCCGATTGGAAGACGCTGAAGGTTGGCGAGAGGGTGGAAGTGGTCAAGTACGCCCACGTGATCGCCGCCGGTCTGATCGAGGAAATTTCCAGCAGCGGAAACGTGGTGTGGCTTGAGCATTCGGGCCCGGGCGTTACCGAAGAGGGCAAGGAACTGTTCATGAAATCCGACGGCGTGACTCTCCGACGGGCATAGCTTAAACAGAAACCGGGGCTCGTTCCCTTCCGCGGGTAGTAGATGCGGAAAGGAACGGGCCCCGGTTTTTGCGTCGCTGCCGGGAATGCGTTGGGGTATCAGGCAGCGAGTACTTCGCGGGTCTGGCCGAAGGGAACGGATTCGTCCAGAGCCACGGTGTAGGTGCCGGGCTCGTGGCGCGTCACCAGAATTCCGCAGGCAGCGTCTGCTGCTGCGTTTTCGATCAAGGCATCCACGGCGCGGTCGAGTCCGTCGTGGATCTCGTCTGCCTTCGAAAAGGACAGGCGAATTTCGCGTTCTGCAGTCATTGCAGGGGTCATTGGGGGGGCCTCCTATTACGTGCCGCATGCGAGGGCGACCCATCAATCATAGGCGGTGAGCTCCAAGATATGTAAGATGACTGGCAGTCAGGTGACGTGGGTCTCATGTCCGAACCATGGCGCGGAGGAGTTTGACAGCTACTGAAAGAGCAGCGATATCCACCGGACCTGGCTTGATGGCCTCCCGGATGGTCTCTTGGACCCGCACCAGTTGCTCGATGTTTCCGTGCTCCCAATCCACGATCCGTTCCACAGGATCGGCCGCCACCCTGGACCGCGGAGTATGCCGGACCACCGCTTTGGTCATGTCGGCGAGGACCAGGTACATGTCATCCCTGAGCGCAGCCCGGGCCAGGGACTCCCAATGGGTGTCCCGCGGAAGCATGGTGATGTGTTCCAGCAGCGGGATGGCGGAAATCCGTTCGAAGACGGCGAAGTAGACCTCCGCCACGGCGTCTGCCGGCTCCTGGAGTTCCTCTGCGATGGCCGAGATGTCCAGCAGCCCGTAACTGACCAGCAGCTCAGATGCGCGGATTCCCAAACTGTGGGGCAGGCCGACGGCATCGGTATGGGCGAGCCGCTTCTGGGAGTGTGCCAAATTGATGCCGTGCAGGAAACCAGTGAAGTTGGCCCGCATGAGGGACATCGGTTGCTCCAGCCGGGCCAAAGCATCGGACAGGGGCTTATCGCGGAA includes the following:
- the hutH gene encoding histidine ammonia-lyase, with amino-acid sequence MTITTHEPLTVTLGSSGVTPEDVVAVARHDAKVTISQDALDNVAKVRAHIDDLATSDVPAYGISTGFGALANRHIPNDLRTQLQKSLIRSHAAGMGPAVEREVVRGIMFLRAKTLASGRTGVRPVVLQTMVDVLNAGITPLVREFGSLGCSGDLAPLSHCALVLMGEGEATGPDGELYGTAGKPPVAELLAQHGIEPVTLAEKEGLALVNGTEGMLGMLLMAIADIRLLLATADVTAALSVEALLGTDQVFLPELHAALRPHPGQAASADNMLRVLSNSPIVASHRINDTKVQDAYSLRCAPQVAGAVRDTVDHAALVASRELAAAIDNPVVLPDGRVTSNGNFHGAPVAYVLDFLAIAVADLSSIAERRTDRMLDPARSHGLPAFLAGDPGVDSGLMIAQYTQAGLVSDNKRLAVPASVDSIPSSAMQEDHVSMGWHAARKLRKAVENLRRVLAVELVTSARAIDMRTQMSDGELTPGPAGTAVLEVLREVVQGPGTDRFLSPELEAADRLVGSGAVRAAAESAVGILA